CTATTTCAGTTCGGTTGTCAGGATTGACTTTACGGACACTTACCTGTTCTTTTTCATCCGCCCCCATTTTGTGATTGAATACCACGTCAAAAAGAACTTTTATGCCATTTTCCTTCAATCGATTAATTGCATTCTGTAAACCTTCTCTATCGCCATATTTAGTTGCCTGAGTGCCCTTTTGATTGAATTCCCCTAAGTCAAACAGGTCATAGGTGTCATATCCTACAGAATATCCTCCTGAAGCACCTTTATATGCGGGAGGAAGCCAAACGATATTAATTCCTAGTTGGCTAATATGTGCAGCTTGCTCTGAGACTTCCTGCCATAACTTACCACCATCAGGATAGTACCAATGAAAAAACTGGAAAATTGTCGGATTATTCATAGACTTGATGACTCCATTTAACCGTATATCTCACAGTATGGCCCACTTTATAAAAGTTGGATTGGTAATAAAGTAATAGACTGTGTATTCGTTTTAATAGTGAGTTAATGTAAGGTTTGCCAGCATTAACAAGAGGTAATTTAAATGAGAATAGTGGATATCCCCTTCGGTATCACCGATTGGTCAGTAATAGAAAAAACTGAGCATAAAGGGGAGCAAGGGGTCGCCTACTGGCGAACACAGTTTTTCGGAAGTGTTCGAGTCCGTATGGTTGAGTACAGTGCCGGATACAACGCTGACCATTGGTGTTCTAAAGGGCATATTTTGCTATGCCTCGACGGCGAACTGAGCACTGAATTGAACGATGGTCGAGTTTTCGTATTGAAAGCAGGTATGAGTTATCAGGTTGCTGATGACGCAGAAGCACATCGTTCATCAACAGTCTCAGGGGCCAAACTTTTCATTGTCGATTGATACAGCTTTTGAAAATGCCTATGGGCCCGCTATATTCGGCTAGCAGTCAGTCCTTCGACTGTTAGCCAAAATAGGCATTCTTACTGTCCTTCAGGCAATGAATCAACCGGATTATCAGGGTATAAGACCCGAATACGCCGCCTGACAATTTCAACCTGAAATGCTGCCATTATTGCAATCATGATCAGGATTTCACCAAATCCACCTTGCTCAGTCGGTTGATTATAAAGATATTGCAGTGTCCCTATAATCCATTTAGAACCAACCAGTAACAGAAATAAAGTTATCGTCAATGGTGTACCCTTGCAAAAAATACGTCCATCAGGTTCACGCCAAATCTCTATAAGGCGGCCTTGCAAAACACCAACAACAACACTAAATAAAACAGCGCTACCTAGAACTACCCAGGAAGTCATTGTAGCTGGCATATATGTTCCACCAACTACCAGACCGACCATCCCGTAAACCCAGGCCCATTTAAAACGGGCGGGGCCTAAAGACATCTCATGGCTGACCGACTGGCGGTACAATGCAAAGAGTGTTAGCACCAGAATAATCAGTATTTGTGCGGGAGTCATCGCTATCTCCTTCAAGAGAAGCATCTAATCAGGGATAAAGTGCCTTAATCTGGCATAGTGACTACCTGCCCTCGCAGTATATTCACGCTTTATCAGTCTTTGGGAAACGCCAAACGGAAGGAACCCCTTCCAGAACGGTTAACCAAGGTCGTCAACACGCACTGTATAAAGTTTAGGCTATTTTCCGATAAATAACAGAATCCGAATAGTGATAATCTTATCCCACGGCCCATATTAAATAGTTTTAACTATTCGATATTCTATTTCAATAGCATCTGGCTAATCTCAGACATCACGTATTTACAACGAAAGAATAACATTCGTTTCCCTCCTGCATATTTAATATCCTACTATTAGTGCTAAACTATTGATTATTTTCATTCAGTCGTTAGAAGTTAATTTAAAGGGAAAGCGATATGACTCAGAATATTTATGACAATCAGGCTGTTTTCCAAATTATGTAAAACGTAACCGTTCCGTTGATAGATTAGCTGGCGCGCCAGCGTGGGAAACCATTCGTCAGATGTTGCCGCCGCTGTCAGTAGAATAAAATTGTAGATCTTGGTCGTTACAATTTGATCCACTCTCTCATTATAAACACCCTTAATAGGGTTAAATGACCTATAGTATAGATTGAATCTAACACGAGAAGGGAGTGCAGTATGCCTGATAAAAATCACGAAGAAACAACAGTTAATGAAGGGTTAGCCAAAATTCATGAAGCTTCAGAACAACTTACTGAAGAGCAAATTGAGCAGTTGGCTGAAGACGCCAAAGCAGCGGCCAGAGAAAATGTACAAAAACATACTCACGACTAGTGAACTAAAATGAGGGTTGTATATGAACACTATACCGCCAGATGGATTACCGATGTACCGATTGATTACCGGCCCCGATGACTCATCATTTTGTAACCGAGTTTCAGATCAATTGATGCTTGGTTATGTATTATACGGCTCCCCCTCAATCGCTTATGACACAGAGAAAAAGACGATAATTGCGGCACAAGCGATCATTTGGCCGGGGAATTGAGTCTGATGACAGTGAACACTGCATGGTTATGGTTGCCAACGTGTGATGTTTTAAATCGACTTTTGGATTGAGTTTACGGCGACTAAGTGTTGTCTCATAGTTGATAAAATTCTTTATTTTTCAACGCGTTTATTTTCTTTTATGATACTAATTTGTGTCCATGCCAAATAATTATTGTTCACTGTAGCTAATCCTTGTTAGCAACCTTCTGCGCTTAGTGGGTAGGGTAAACCACAGGAGAGGATGAATATGCAAGCTCCCCTAATACCTCAAGATGAGGCTAAGAGAATTGCTACATTACGCGCTTATAATATTCTCGACACTTCTCCTGAAGAACGCTTTGATCGTATCACCCGCTTAGCTAAACGGTTATTTGATGTGCCTATTGCGCTCATATCTATCGTTGACGTAAATCGTCAATGGTTTAAATCACATCCAGGGTTGGTAACCAGCGAGACGCCCAGAGATATATCTTTTTGTGGTCATGCCATTTTAGGTGACGATATCCTCTTAGTGCCCAATGCCCTTGACGATATCCGTTTTAGTGACAATCCATTAGTTACCGACGATCCTGGCATTCGTTTTTATGCAGGCTGTCCACTGGTTGTTCCCAATGGCAGTAAACTTGGGACACTTTGTCTTATCGACCTTAAACCACGCATTTTGGATGAATACGATCAGCAACTTTTATGTGATTTAGCAAAAATGGCCGAGCAAGAAATTGCTGCTGTTCAATTGGCAACTATTGATGAGTTAACACAGTTAACCAATCGTCGGGGTTTTGAGATTTTAGCTCAGCATGCACTAACGTTTTGTTCGCATAATAATATTCCTGCCACTTTGATTTTCTTTGATCTAAATGATTTTAAAGAAATAAATGACTGCTATGGGCATGCCGAAGGTGATAAGGCATTAGTGACTTTCGCTGAAGAGTTACAGCTTTTCTTTCGTGAGACGGATGTTGTCGCCCGCCTGGGTGGCGATGAATTTGTCACATTACTAACGGCATCGAGTTGCAACGATATACCAGAAATATTAAATCGCTTTAAAATTGCCTTAGAATTACGTAATAGCCAAGAATTGCGTGGTTATAATATTGGCTTTAGTGTGGGATATGCCAATTGCAACTTAGATAAAGACACACCGATTAATGAATTACTTGCTGCCGCCGATTCTTCCATGTACACGCATAAGTTAGAGTTACGCACTAAAAAGCCCCCTTTATCTAAGAGTTAATTTCATGTGCTATTACACTTATCAAAGCATCAGCAAGCCGTCGCGTTAATAATTAATCAAATCAAAACTAACGGCCTAAACAATAAATCAGCCAGAAGAGAGATAGGCGATATGCCCCTAAATGGTGCCAACTCCCTAAATAGGGGCACCACCTTAGTTATCCATAATAGAAATAACCAATTTTTCAATTAGTTAGATATGGCGCAGATATTGCTTAACTAAGAGTAACAATACCCAGGAGGAAAAATATGAAAACAATGTCTGCCTACTACTTACAATATGCTGTATTTTTGCTACTGGTTGCTGGAACCATCAATTTTATTTTTCAGTAACCACTATAAGAGTCTCGCTAACGCGCGGCTCTTTTGTTTTATCCGAGATAAAAAGTACAATAAATTGTCGTGTTAATACAAAAAATAGTTGTTTGACTCATTGAACCCCGCCCAGCATGGCTGGCATCCAGCCATCGTGCCTCGACGTTTAGCCTAAAATAGAAAGGATATGCTCAGGAAAGGCAGTATCAAACGTTTGAGCGATTTCCGCTTTCGATCACCATGGGTATTTACTGATCACAAACCCCTCATTATCACTGCCCCTAGATATTATGGGAAACTAAGATTTTTATTGTACAATCTTAGCAAATAAATTATTACGATTATCACAACCACACAGAAAAATAAAGTCACCAGCACAAGCCGATAATCATGGTTGATATTTATTCAATTTTATTTATTCAATTGATATTGGCGTTTTAAAGTATCTACCCATTGTTATGGTTAAGACTTACATAAAGAAGTTGATTAGCCTAATCGGGGTTCACTATTTATATATTATAAAAAATGTGAGGATGGACGATATTGAAATGGTGAAAAAATATGCCCATCTTTCACCGAATAATTTAAATGAACATGCCAGACAAATAGACGCAATATTTAATGATTGTGTCCCAAATATGTCCCATGAAACAGATTTGAAATTAGAGATTAATGCTAAGTGATTGATTTTGTTGGTGGGTCGTGCAGGGTTCGAACCTGCGACCAATTGATTAAGAGTCAACTGCTCTACCAACTGAGCTAACGACCCAACGGCGTTAATTATTCTCCTGTTAGCCTTGGCTGTCAAACATTTCATCAGATTTTTCTGTTTATACTGTTTTATATCCCTCTCTGGAGATTATTTATTCATCTGTTCTTTACGATTATTGTTAGTTATGTAACTTCATGTTGTAATTCCAGATGCTGTGATGAACTTAACAAAATTCAGTGTGTGAAATATAAACACTGGAAAACGAGGCGTATTGTGTAATTATTGTTGCGAAGATATTAAATAATTCACTGATTGTACTTAAAGCATACAAAAAATCCAAAAGACAGACAGACAGACAGACAGACAGACAGACAGACAGACATGCTAAGACCAAAGAGCCAACATAGAGCTCAACAACTTCACAAATACAGGAAGAGGGAATGGGAAAGATGGTAGACCAATCCAAAATAGTGGCAGAACAGTTGCCGGAACCTGAAGAGCACCTTCAACGGAGCCTCTCCAACCGCCATATCCAGCTAATTGCTATTGGTGGGGCTATAGGTACCGGATTGTTTATGGGATCGGGTAAAACCATCAGCCTTGCCGGGCCGTCGATTATTTTCGTTTATATGATAATCGGTTTTATGCTGTTTTTCGTGATGCGGGCTATGGGTGAGCTGCTGCTATCGAATCTGAAATATAAATCATTCAGTGATTTTGCTGCCGACTTACTCGGCCCTTGGGCAGGTTTTTTCACCGGCTGGACCTACTGGTTTTGTTGGGTCATCACCGGTATTGCTGACGTGGTTGCCATCACGGCTTACGCCCAGTTTTGGTTCCCCGGGTTCTCCCAGTGGGTTGCCTCATTGCTAGTAGTTTTACTGTTGCTATCACTGAATTTGGCCACGGTGAAAATGTTCGGTGAAATGGAGTTCTGGTTTGCCATGATTAAAATTGTGGCAATCGTGGCGCTGATCTTTGCCGGCTTAACCATGGTGTTAATGAGTTATCACTCCCCTTCGGGTACCACCGCGTCATTTACCCATTTATGGAATGATGGCGGGATGTTCCCGAAAGGAATCAGTGGGTTCTTTGCGGGCTTCCAGATCGCCGTTTTTGCTTTTGTTGGTATTGAGTTAGTTGGCACCACCGCCGCTGAAACCAAAGATCCTGAAGTGGTATTACCGCGTGCTATCAACTCCATCCCTATCCGCATCATCATGTTCTATGTTTTCTCATTGATTATGATTATGTCAGTAACGCCATGGAGTTCAGTGGTTGCTGATAAAAGCCCGTTTGTTGAGTTATTCGTCCTGGTCGGGTTACCCGCCGCTGCGAGTGTGATCAACTTTGTGGTCCTGACCTCGGCGGCGTCGTCAGCTAACAGCGGGGTATTTTCTACCAGCCGGATGTTGTTCGGTTTGGCAAAAGAAGGTGATGCTCCAAAGCAATTTGGTAAGCTGTCGCGCCGTTCCGTCCCTGCATCTGGCCTGACATTCTCTTGTATCTGTTTGCTAGGTGGTGTGGTTCTCATTTACCTAATCCCGAACGTAATGACTGTCTTTACACTGGTCACCACGGTTTCAGCGATTTTGTTTATGTT
The sequence above is drawn from the Yersinia intermedia genome and encodes:
- a CDS encoding DHCW motif cupin fold protein, coding for MRIVDIPFGITDWSVIEKTEHKGEQGVAYWRTQFFGSVRVRMVEYSAGYNADHWCSKGHILLCLDGELSTELNDGRVFVLKAGMSYQVADDAEAHRSSTVSGAKLFIVD
- a CDS encoding DUF1737 domain-containing protein, which translates into the protein MNTIPPDGLPMYRLITGPDDSSFCNRVSDQLMLGYVLYGSPSIAYDTEKKTIIAAQAIIWPGN
- a CDS encoding sensor domain-containing diguanylate cyclase → MQAPLIPQDEAKRIATLRAYNILDTSPEERFDRITRLAKRLFDVPIALISIVDVNRQWFKSHPGLVTSETPRDISFCGHAILGDDILLVPNALDDIRFSDNPLVTDDPGIRFYAGCPLVVPNGSKLGTLCLIDLKPRILDEYDQQLLCDLAKMAEQEIAAVQLATIDELTQLTNRRGFEILAQHALTFCSHNNIPATLIFFDLNDFKEINDCYGHAEGDKALVTFAEELQLFFRETDVVARLGGDEFVTLLTASSCNDIPEILNRFKIALELRNSQELRGYNIGFSVGYANCNLDKDTPINELLAAADSSMYTHKLELRTKKPPLSKS
- the cycA gene encoding D-serine/D-alanine/glycine transporter; the protein is MVDQSKIVAEQLPEPEEHLQRSLSNRHIQLIAIGGAIGTGLFMGSGKTISLAGPSIIFVYMIIGFMLFFVMRAMGELLLSNLKYKSFSDFAADLLGPWAGFFTGWTYWFCWVITGIADVVAITAYAQFWFPGFSQWVASLLVVLLLLSLNLATVKMFGEMEFWFAMIKIVAIVALIFAGLTMVLMSYHSPSGTTASFTHLWNDGGMFPKGISGFFAGFQIAVFAFVGIELVGTTAAETKDPEVVLPRAINSIPIRIIMFYVFSLIMIMSVTPWSSVVADKSPFVELFVLVGLPAAASVINFVVLTSAASSANSGVFSTSRMLFGLAKEGDAPKQFGKLSRRSVPASGLTFSCICLLGGVVLIYLIPNVMTVFTLVTTVSAILFMFVWTIILCSYLVYRKRRPALHKKSIYKMPAGIFMSWVCMAFFAFVLVLLTLESDTRQALMVTPLWFIILTIGYIILKKRRTYLYDNRNQ